In Eupeodes corollae chromosome 3, idEupCoro1.1, whole genome shotgun sequence, a single genomic region encodes these proteins:
- the LOC129949001 gene encoding uncharacterized protein LOC129949001 — translation MSANSKEELRILRNGTRNNNVVNGLDKPLQPKPLGEQSKAVRRQELMVVLMNLGIFACGIGLGLPSVTLTQLTDPNEMVYLDKSQASWFASISSITSPLGALMAALLMDRIGRKKVVIIVNLFAIASWALMALALQEHSHSVYIQLLISRCIIGITMGMGSSPSGLYGAEISVAKIRGRLILGVSISVASGILLVYVLGYFIRTDWHMLAMILLAYQVTCLALLIPVIETPSWLMSKGRAKEAKASLYYFRGLDAAGHSHPEVESEFAVLLKSIQLKTGEKKTPFYKAVCQPEVYKPLLIMIGLFCCQQFSGIFVVVVYAVQIAIEAGVNIDPILCAVFIGIARTTVTALMGGVLEKYGRRQAGMFSAGGMAICMFALAATTWFPWLHVPYLPAALIVIYIITSTLGIFTLPFFMNSEVFPQKVRGPCAGLTGSFGFLMSFIVLKAYPSMRDFMGAENVFALYGVMSVLSIAFVYFCLPETKGKTLLEIEEYFRYGKFGIPTPEIELKGVLVNGNGKTYTIMRDNQTELETLRQNGNVKPTIVCGSKQPVQYKPLGEQPKAVRRQERMIFLLIIGMLAFGMGLALPAVTLDQLTDPKERIHLDKSEASWFASISTITCPLGSLLTAFVMDKIGRKRTFIVFNCIAIVSWAFMALAVQENPETVFIQLMLSRCLIGVAMGMGSSPPGVYAAEISLPKIRSRLILGTSLAIASGVLAIYVLGYFIRGDWHLLAMVLFGFQVVCVLLLIPVIDTPSSLLARGKPSDAKAALSYFRGLDAHETHEEVDAEFDLLVKSNSSGQNEKKIPFRKSLRLPEVYKPLLIICGLFFCQQFAGIYVVVVYAVQIASESGSTVDPILCAVFIGVARVLTTCVLGFILEKMGRRQAAMISALGMSISMFLLSTSKNFPIPYFSATVMIIYIVFSALGLWTLPFFIASEVFPQKVRGACSGVIGFFAYVMAFLVLKAHPFLVDWMEYNNVLRLYAGIAMFSVFYVYVFLPETKGKTLQEIEEYFRKSKGKKEVQNVEILEVELQESFIKTKA, via the exons GAGTTAATGGTTGTTTTGATGAACCTTGGGATTTTCGCTTGTGGAATTGGTTTAGGATTGCCATCTGTTACTTTAACTCAACTTACAGATCCAAATGAGATGGTTTATTTGGATAAGTCGCAGGCTTCATGGTTTG CTTCTATTAGTTCCATAACATCTCCACTGGGAGCACTCATGGCTGCCTTACTCATGGACCGAATAGGAAGGAAGAAAGTTGTCATCATTGTCAATCTATTTGCCATTGCATCCTGGGCTCTAATGGCTCTGGCATTACAGGAACACTCACATTCAGTCTACATACAACTATTGATTTCAAGATGTATCATTGGCATCACAATGGGTATGGGAAGTTCCCCATCTGGGCTCTACGGAGCCGAGATAAGTGTGGCGAAAATTCGTGGAAGACTGATTTTGGGTGTGTCTATCAGCGTGGCTAGTGGAATTCTGTTAGTTTATGTCCTAGGATATTTCATAAGG ACTGATTGGCATATGCTTGCAATGATTCTTCTAGCTTATCAAGTCACTTGTTTGGCTCTCTTGATACCAGTTATTGAAACTCCCAGTTGGCTTATGTCCAAAGGACGTGCGAAAGAGGCAAAAGCATCGTTATACTATTTCAGAGGGCTTGATGCTGCTG GTCATTCCCATCCAGAAGTTGAAAGTGAGTTTGCTGTCCTTTTGAAGTCCATACAACTCAAGACTGGTGAAAAGAAGACACCCTTCTACAAAGCTGTTTGTCAACCAGAAGTCTACAAACCCTTGTTGATCATGATTGGTCTATTTTGCTGTCAGCAGTTTTCTGGAATTTTTGTCGTCGTAGTGTATGCAGTTCAAATAGCCATTGAAGCTGGAGTGAATATCGATCCTATTCTGTGTGCAGTTTTCATTGGAATTGCAAGGACCACAGTTACGGCTCTTATGGGAggagttcttgaaaaatatgGTCGTCGACAGGCTGGAATGTTTTCAGCTGGAGGCATGGCTATTTGTATGTTCGCATTAGCCGCTACAACTTGGTTCCCTTGGTTGCATGTTCCTTATCTTCCTGCTGCCTTGATTGTCATCTATATCATCACTAGTACCTTAGGAATATTCACATTGCCATTCTTCATGAATTCAGAAGTCTTTCCACAGAAGGTTCGTGGACCATGTGCTGGATTGACGGGAAGCTTTGGATTTTTGATGTCATTTATCGTCCTCAAGGCCTACCCATCGATGAGGGACTTTATGGGAGCTGAGAATGTGTTTGCGTTGTATGGAGTAATGTCAGTATTGTCAATTGCATTTGTGTACTTTTGCCTACCCGAAACGAAGGGCAAGACTTTGCTGGAAATCGAAGAATATTTCCGGTATGGTAAATTTGGTATTCCGACACCAGAAATTGAGCTGAAAGGAGTGCTGGTTAATGGAAACGGAAAGACATAC ACCATCATGCGGGACAACCAAACAGAATTGGAAACACTTCGTCAGAATGGTAACGTGAAACCTACAATCGTTTGTGGATCAAAACAACCAGTTCAGTATAAGCCTTTAGGAGAACAGCCAAAAGCCGTTAGAAGACAA GAACGTATGATATTTCTTCTAATTATTGGAATGCTTGCCTTTGGAATGGGTTTAGCCTTACCAGCTGTCACTCTTGATCAACTTACAGACCCCAAAGAACGTATTCATTTGGATAAATCAGAAGCATCATGGTTTG CTTCTATAAGTACAATAACTTGTCCATTGGGTTCTCTTCTGACGGCTTTTGTTATGGACAAAATTGGGCGTAAGCGAACATTTATCGTGTTCAACTGTATTGCTATTGTCTCATGGGCTTTCATGGCTCTAGCTGTTCAAGAGAATCCTGAAACAGTCTTTATTCAACTTATGTTATCAAGATGTTTGATTGGTGTTGCTATGGGAATGGGAAGTTCCCCACCAGGAGTATATGCAGCAGAGATCAGTTTACCAAAAATACGAAGTAGATTGATATTGGGAACAAGTCTGGCTATAGCTAGTGGAGTTCTGGCAATCTATGTGTTGGGTTATTTTATAAGG GGTGATTGGCATCTTCTGGCAATGGTTTTGTTCGGATTTCAAGTGGTGTGCGTTCTTCTTCTGATTCCTGTAATCGATACTCCCAGCTCACTGTTAGCAAGAGGAAAACCAAGTGACGCTAAGGCAGCGCTGTCATACTTCAGGGGTCTTGATGCTC ATGAAACCCATGAAGAAGTGGACGCTGAATTTGACCTCCTCGTGAAATCGAATAGCTCTGGACAGAATGAAAAGAAGATACCATTTCGAAAGTCCCTACGGCTGCCTGAAGTCTATAAGCCTCTTCTTATCATCTGCGGCCTTTTTTTCTGTCAACAATTCGCCGGAATCTATGTGGTTGTTGTGTATGCGGTTCAAATTGCTTCAGAATCTGGCTCCACAGTCGACCCAATTCTATGTGCAGTATTTATAGGCGTTGCAAGAGTTTTGACAACATGCGTTCTTggatttattttggaaaaaatgggaCGGCGACAAGCTGCGATGATATCAGCTCTGGGAATGTCGATATCTATGTTCCTGTTATCTACTTCGAAGAACTTTCCAATACCTTATTTTTCTGCAACCGTCATGATCATTTACATTGTATTCAGTGCACTTGGACTTTGGACATTACCTTTTTTCATCGCTTCCGAAGTATTTCCTCAGAAAGTTCGTGGCGCATGTAGTGGAGTTATAGGATTCTTCGCATACGTGATGGCATTTTTAGTCCTTAAAGCACATCCATTTTTAGTCGATTGGATGGAATATAATAACGTGTTAAGGCTCTATGCAGGAATTGCTATGTTTTCGgtattttatgtttatgtttttttgccTGAGACGAAAGGGAAAACCTTACAAGAAATCGAAGAGTACTTTCGAAAAAGCAAGGGAAAAAAAGAAGTTCAAAATGTGGAGATATTAGAAGTCGAGTTGCAggaatcatttataaaaacaaaagcgtga